A stretch of Brassica napus cultivar Da-Ae chromosome C6, Da-Ae, whole genome shotgun sequence DNA encodes these proteins:
- the LOC106454154 gene encoding meiosis-specific protein ASY1-like produces the protein MVMAQKLKEAEITEQDSLLLTRNLLRIAIFNISYIRGLFPENYFNDKSVPALDMKIKKLLPIDPESRRLIDWMEKGVYDALQKKYLKTLMFCICESVEGPMIEEYSFNFSYSDSDSQDVRMNISRTGTKKHGGTFHSTADITQNQMRSSACKMVRTLVQLMRTLDKMPDKRTIVMKLMYYDDVTPPDYEPPFFRGCTEEEAQHVWTKDPLRMEVGNVNSKHLVLTLKVKSVLDPCADENDDMQDDGKSTGPNSVHDEQPSDSDSEISQTRETQFLLAPVEKQEDDDGEVDEDNTQDPVESQQQLERVKGWINSRHLDTLELTDVLANFPDISIALTEEIMDQLEKEGVLSKTGKETYTINREKTPWSEFNFVKDEADGKTASKDEKSIAPEEYMYMKALYHSLPMQYVTITKLHNMLDGEANQTKVRKLIDRMIQEGYVEDSSNRRLGKRVIHSVVTENKLNEVRKVLATNDDMDVDVDETVNKTNGQDAKLTPDVSTRGGIHSIGSDLTRTKGRSAMQQNGSVLSEQTISKANNTPMSSNAQPVASRESFAVKGMAAKICTDAGTDSSQASQDRRYRKTSTVRDPILQYSKRQKSQAN, from the exons ATG GTAATGGCTCAGAAGCTCAAGGAAGCTGAGATCACCGAGCAGGACTCGCTCCTTCTG ACTAGGAATCTGCTGCGTATCGCTATCTTCAACATCAGCTACATCAGGGGCCTCTTTCCCGAGAACTACTTCAATGATAAATCGGTTCCTGCTTTAG ATATGAAGATCAAGAAGCTGTTGCCTATAGATCCTGAATCACGCCGACTGATTGACTGGATGGAGAAAG GTGTCTACGATGCGCTACAGAAGAAGTATTTGAAGACGCTCATGTTCTGCATATGTGAATCAGTTGAGGGTCCGATGATTGAGGAATACTCAT TTAATTTCAGCTATTCGGATTCTGATAGCCAAGATGTCAGGATGAACATCAGTCGTACTGGAACTAAGAAACATGGAGGAACTTTTCACTCCACTGCTGACATTACCCAAAATCAAATGAG GAGTTCAGCTTGCAAAATGGTTCGCACACTAGTTCAGTTGATGAGGACCCTCGACAAAATGCCAGACAAG CGCACCATAGTGATGAAGCTTATGTACTACGATGATGTCACG CCACCAGATTACGAGCCACCTTTCTTCAGAGGCTGTACAGAAGAAGAAGCTCAGCATGTCTGGACAAAGGATCCTCTGAGAATGGAAGTTGGGAATGTTAATAGCAAACATCTCGTGTTAACGCTTAAG GTCAAGAGCGTTCTTGATCCTTGTGCGGATGAAAATGATGACATGCAAGATGATGGAAAGAGTACAGGACCTAATTCTGTACATGATGAGCAGCCTTCTGATTCAGATAGCGAG aTAAGTCAAACAAGAGAAACTCAATTCCTTCTGGCGCCAGTAG AGAAACAAGAGGATGATGATGGAGAGGTTGATGAAG ATAACACACAGGATCCGGTTGAGTCTCAACAGCAGCTAGAAAGGGTGAAGGGCTGGATTAACTCCCGCCACCTCGATACTCTGGAGCTCACAGATGTTCTTGCAAACTTCCCAGATATCTCAATA GCTCTGACTGAAG AAATCATGGATCAGCTGGAGAAAGAAGGTGTTCTTTCGAAAACAGGGAAGGAAACATACACTATAAACAGAGAAAAG ACACCATGGAGCGAATTCAACTTTGTGAAAGATGAAGCTGATGGTAAAACTGCTTCCAAGGACGAGAAATCTATAGCTCCTGAAGAGTACATGTACATGAAA GCTCTGTACCATTCTCTTCCGATGCAATATGTGACAATTACAAAGCTTCACAACATGTTGGATGGTGAAGCCAACCAGACGAAAGTTCGTAAGCTAATTGACCGAATGATCCAAGAGGGCTACGTGGAAGATTCTAGCAACCGCAGACTAG GGAAGCGTGTAATTCACTCAGTTGTAACCGAGAATAAGCTAAATGAAGTCAGAAAAGTTCTTGCCACAAATGATGATATG GATGTGGATGTTGACGAAACTGTAAACAAGACCAACGGCCAAGACGCCAAACTAACCCCAG ATGTATCTACACGCGGAGGCATCCACTCTATTGGATCAGACTTGACACGCACGAAAGGGAGATCTGCGATGCAGCAGAACGGATCGGTGCTAAGTGAACAGACCATCTCCAAAGCTAATAACACTCCGATGAGCAGCAATGCACAG CCTGTGGCTTCGAGGGAGAGTTTTGCTGTAAAAGGAATGGCTGCTAAAATCTGCACGGACGCGGGCACAGACTCTAGCCAAGCCTCACAAGACAGGCGTTACAGGAAAACCAGCACG GTGAGAGACCCTATCCTGCAGTACTCGAAGCGCCAGAAATCTCAGGCTAATTGA
- the LOC106403471 gene encoding uncharacterized protein LOC106403471 has product MGFIMEFAENLVLRLMEDPEVRDRKAREHIYEMHERCKKIKEMWALPIRPYGFWTFERHNAQLRWDPQISQVAGRRDPYDDLLQDHPSSSSSSN; this is encoded by the coding sequence ATGGGTTTCATAATGGAGTTCGCGGAGAATCTGGTGCTGAGGCTGATGGAGGATCCGGAGGTGAGAGACAGGAAAGCGAGGGAGCACATATATGAGATGCACGAGAGGTGCAAGAAGATTAAGGAGATGTGGGCTTTGCCTATTCGTCCTTATGGTTTCTGGACTTTTGAGCGTCACAACGCTCAGCTTCGTTGGGATCCTCAGATTAGCCAAGTTGCTGGTCGTAGGGACCCTTATGATGATCTCCTTCAGGAccatccttcctcttcttcatcctcaaacTAA